The following are encoded together in the Cololabis saira isolate AMF1-May2022 chromosome 5, fColSai1.1, whole genome shotgun sequence genome:
- the duox gene encoding dual oxidase 1 has protein sequence MDVRKWVWSACALVGVVLSGGGRCRCDSTWEVPRFDGWYNSLGCPRRGAAGSRLVRLLPSQYWDGVYQPAHEPWQPNPRTLSRALAPGPSGLPSTRNQTVLSLFFGYHLAFEIFDSRAPGCPPEFMNIQVPRGDPVFDPTATGTVILPFQRGPWDKESGQSPSNPRTQVNAATAWIDGSSIYGPSTSWSDSLRRFSGGLLASGPERSMPRHGGGRSIMWSAADPSTGEHGLQGLYELGHAWANENVFTAAEGIVWFRYHNHVASRLQEQHPSWSDERLFQHARKTVVAAFQNIAVYEWLPAFLGDKELPPYPGYQKFVDPGVSPEFQAAAMRFGLTMAPPGVYMRNRSCHFRAVTNADGSSSPAMRLCNSFWKRQSADVRAGQDVDELLMGMASQIAEREDNVVVEDLKDYMYGPLRSSRSDLVAVTVQRGRDFGLPSYAEMRRALDLPPIETFEEISPELNRTSPQLLHSVAQLYGGDVSKLELFPGGLLESLDGPGPVFSAIILDQFERIRNGDRFWFENKQNGLFTDEEVRSIRRITYHDVLVAVTSAWDTDVQKHVFFWRDGDPCPQPAQLTASMLHPCTNATRLHYFEGSAAGFAAFIIALLFFPVASYLVACLVAYLQKYRYRKFERRSRNSGDRTEELAVGITAFEWQSHDNQRPPVRVEVEKRRLQLFDRSGSTQRCLSLGHQDHLDVLLSNDRHRKALLLKVPKEYDLVLFFDDESKRTEFIKQLRLEVTDFWQELRVKEMSEKELLKEAITKDQRAQIVETFIRHAFSKVLEIERRDAGDMSGISRQRAREVLQCELTAAEFADALGLKADSLFVDSMFTLADKDGNGYLSFQEFLDVMVIFMKGSPEEKSRLMFCMNDIGGTGYLSKEEFARMLRSFIEISNGALSKKQAEDGITAMMQAAGLDERERISWQDFHFLLRDHEKEIQFAQLNVKGMETQGKKRLSRDQRVSFICPANTGARTDGTEIRRRKKLNVSAPDVYVKPKREQYIKNPVRQKVQQFKRFIENYRRHIVCFTLVYGVTAGVMAERCYYYGMQAEATGVPETSAVGIIIARGTAAGISFLFPYMLLTVCRNLITLCRETFLNRYIPFDAAIDFHRFMAMTAIVLSVVHSLGHVVNIYIFSISDLSILSCLFPRLLANNGSELPPKWYWWFLQTVPGMTGVLLLLAFAIMYVFASRYFRHISFRGFWITHYLYVIVYVLTVIHGSFALLQEPRFHIYLIPPALLFLLDKLISLSRKKVEIPVVRAELLPSGVTHLEFKRPQGFVYRSGQWVRIACVTLDTDEYHPFTLTSAPHEETLSLHIRAVGPWTSRLRELYTEKTLLELGAYPKLYLDGPFGEGHQEWIDFEVSVLVGGGIGVTPFASILKDLVFKSSIKSKILCKKVYFIWVTRTQRQFEWVSDIIREVEEVDTQEMVSVHTYITQVAEKFDLRTTMLYVCERHFQKVWNRSLFTGLRSVTHFGRPPFVSFFNSLQEVHPEVSKIGVFSCGPPGLTKNVEKACQQMNKRDQAHFIHHYENF, from the exons ATGGATGTGCGTAAATGGGTTTGGAGTGCGTGCGCGCTGGTTGGTGTCGTGCTCTctggcggtggac GTTGCCGGTGTGATTCCACCTGGGAGGTTCCCCGCTTCGACGGCTGGTACAACAGTCTGGGATGTCCCCGGCGCGGGGCCGCGG GTTCCCGTCTCGTGCGCCTCCTGCCCTCCCAGTACTGGGACGGAGTCTACCAGCCGGCCCACGAGCCGTGGCAGCCGAACCCTCGCACACTGAGCCGAGCGCTGGCCCCAGGGCCCTCCGGCCTGCCCTCCACACGCAACCAGACCGTGCTGTCTCTGTTCTTTG GTTATCATCTGGCTTTTGAAATCTTTGACTCGAGAGCTCCTGGGTGTCCGCCGGAGTTCATGAACATCCAGGTCCCACGGGGCGACCCGGTCTTTGACCCCACTGCCACGGGAACCGTGATCCTGCCCTTCCAGAGAGGACCGTGGGACAAAGAGTCCGGGCAGAGTCCCAGCAACCCTCGCACCCAG GTCAACGCGGCGACGGCGTGGATCGACGGCAGCTCCATCTACGGCCCCTCCACCTCGTGGTCCGACTCCCTGAGGAGATTCTCCGGGGGCCTCTTGGCTTCGGGTCCCGAGCGCAGCATGCCGAGGCACGGAGGGGGAAGGAGCATCATGTGGAGCGCCGCCGACCCGTCCACCGGAGAACACGGACTGCAAGGACTCTACG AGCTGGGCCACGCCTGGGCCAACGAGAACGTGTTCACGGCTGCAGAGGGGATCGTCTGGTTCCGCTACCACAACCACGTCGCCTCCCGGCTGCAGGAGCAACACCCATCGTGGTCGGACGAGAGGCTCTTTCAACATGCCAGGAAGACCGTGGTGGCGGCGTTCCAG AACATCGCTGTGTATGAATGGCTGCCCGCATTCCTCGGAGACAAAGAGCTTCCACCTTATCCAG GCTACCAGAAGTTTGTGGATCCGGGGGTCTCACCTGAGTTCCAGGCTGCCGCCATGAGATTCGGCCTCACGATGGCCCCGCCTGGCGTGTACATGAG AAACAGAAGCTGCCATTTTCGAGCGGTCACCAACGCGGATGGGAGCAGCTCACCTGCGATGCGCCTGTGCAACAGTTTCTGGAAGCGGCAG AGCGCCGACGTGAGGGCAGGGCAGGACGTGGACGAGCTCCTCATGGGCATGGCTTCTCAGATTGCAGAGAGAGAAGATAACGTTGTTGTGGAGGACCTGAAAG ACTACATGTACGGGCCGCTGAGGTCCTCCCGCAGCGATCTGGTGGCCGTGACCGTCCAGAGAGGACGAGACTTCGGTCTGCCGAGTTACGCCGAGATGAGAAGAGCTCTGGATCTGCCTCCCATCGAGACGTTTGAAGAAATCAGCCCTGAGCTCAACAGAACCAGCCCGCAG TTACTCCACAGTGTTGCTCAACTGTACGGCGGAGACGTCTCAAAACTGGAGCTGTTCCCCGGGGGACTGCTGGAGTCCCTCGatggtcctggtccagttttCTCCGCCATCATACTGGACCAGTTTGAACGCATCAGGAATGGAGACCGCTTCTGGTTCGAGAACAAGCAGAATGG CCTGTTTACAGACGAGGAGGTCCGGAGCATTCGCCGCATAACCTATCACGACGTCCTTGTCGCCGTCACCAGTGCATGGGACACTGACGTCCAAAAACACGTGTTCTTCTGGAGGGACG GTGACCCGTGTCCTCAGCCCGCACAGCTGACTGCGTCCATGCTGCATCCCTGCACTAACGCCACCAGGCTTCATTACTTTGAGGGGAGCGCGGCCGGGTTTGCAGCGTTCATCatcgctctcctcttcttccccgTCG CGAGCTATCTCGTAGCGTGCTTGGTGGCGTATCTTCAGAAGTACAGATACAGGAAGTTTGAGAGGAGAAGCAGAAACTCTGGCGACAGAACGGAAGAACTGGCGGTGGGAATCACTG CATTTGAGTGGCAGAGCCATGACAACCAGCGGCCCCCCGTCAgggtggaggtggagaagaGGAGGCTGCAGCTCTTTGACAGATCCGGGTCCACCCAGCGCTGCCTCAGTCTGGGTCACCAGGACCACCTCGATGTCCTTCTGTCCAACGACCGACACCGCAAAGCTCTGCTGCTCAAAGTGCCCAAAGAGTACGACCTG GTGCTGTTTTTTGATGACGAGAGCAAACGCACGGAGTTCATCAAGCAGCTGCGGCTGGAGGTGACAGACTTCTGGCAGGAGCTTCGAGTGAAGGAGATGAGCGAGAAGGAACTGTTGAAGGAAGCGATAACCAAAGATCAGAGGGCCCAGATTGTGGAAACCTTCATTCGGCATGCTTTCTCCAAG GTGCTGGAAATCGAGCGGCGTGACGCCGGAGACATGAGCGGCATTTCCCGCCAGAGGGCCAGAGAGGTCCTCCAGTGTGAGCTGACGGCGGCGGAGTTTGCTGACGCGCTCGGCCTCAAAGCCGACTCTTTGTTCGTGGACTCCATGTTCACGCTGGCTGACAAAGACGGGAACGGCTACCTTTCCTTCCAGGAGTTCCTGGATGTGATGGTTATCTTTATGAAAG GATCTCCGGAGGAAAAGTCCAGGCTGATGTTCTGCATGAACGACATCGGTGGAACCGGTTACTTGTCGAAAGAAGAGTTTGCCAGAATGCTCAG GTCTTTCATTGAAATCTCCAACGGTGCTCTGTCAAAGAAGCAGGCGGAGGACGGCATCACGGCCATGATGCAGGCTGCAGGCCTGGATGAGCGGGAGAGGATCTCCTGGCAGGACTTCCACTTCCTCCTGAGGGACCACGAGAAAGAGATCCAGTTTGCTCAGCTCAACGTGAAAG GGATGGAAACGCAGGGGAAGAAGCGGCTGAGCCGAGACCAGCGCGTGTCCTTCATCTGTCCGGCAAACAC CGGCGCCAGAACCGATGGAACGGAGATACGAAGACGGAAAAA GTTGAACGTCAGCGCTCCAGACGTGTACGTGAAGCCCAAACGTGAGCAGTACATTAAGAACCCCGTACGGCAGAAGGTCCAGCAGTTCAAGCGCTTCATCGAGAACTATCGCCGCCACATCGTGTGCTTCACCCTCGTGTACGGCGTCACGGCCGGCGTGATGGCCGAGAGATGTTACT ACTACGGCATGCAGGCGGAGGCGACCGGCGTGCCCGAGACCTCGGCGGTCGGCATCATCATCGCTCGTGGCACAGCGGCCGGCATCTCCTTCCTGTTTCCCTACATGCTCCTCACCGTGTGCCGCAACCTCATCACGCTGTGTCGAGAGACTTTCCTCAACCGGTACATCCCCTTCGACGCCGCCATCGACTTCCACCGCTTCATGGCCATGACCGCCATCGTCCTCTCAG TGGTTCACAGCCTCGGCCACGTGGTCAACATCTACATCTTCTCCATCAGCGACCTCAGCATCCTGTCGTGCCTGTTCCCCAGGCTGCTAGCTAACAACGG GTCTGAACTTCCCCCCAAGTGGTACTGGTGGTTCCTTCAGACAGTCCCCG GAATGACCGGTGTCCTGCTTCTCCTTGCTTTTGCGATAATGTACGTCTTTGCTTCCCGCTACTTCCGTCACATCAGTTTTCGTGGCTTTTGGATCACTCACTACCTCTATGTCATCGTGTATGTTCTA ACGGTTATCCACGGGAGCTTTGCTCTGCTCCAAGAGCCTCGCTTCCACATCTACCTGATCCCCCCTGCTCTGCTGTTCCTGCTGGACAAGCTAATCAGCCTGAGCAGGAAGAAGGTGGAGATCCCCGTCGTCAGAGCTGAGCTGCTGCCGTCAG GTGTGACGCACCTGGAGTTCAAGCGTCCACAGGGCTTCGTGTACCGCTCGGGACAGTGGGTTCGGATCGCCTGTGTGACGTTGGACACAGACGAGTACCACCCGTTCACGCTGACATCGGCGCCTCATGAAGAAACCCTGAGCCTCCACATCCGAGCTGTGGGGCCGTGGACCAGCCGGCTCCGAGAGCTCTACACCGAGAAAACGCTCCTGGAGCTGGGGGCCTACCCCAAG CTGTACCTGGACGGCCCGTTTGGAGAAGGCCACCAGGAGTGGATCGACTTTGAGGTGTCAGTTCTGGTGGGTGGAGGAATAGGAGTCACACCGTTCGCCTCCATCCTGAAAGACCTGGTGTTCAAGTCCTCCATCAAATCCAAGATTCTGTGTAAAAAA GTGTATTTCATCTGGGTGACACGGACGCAGCGTCAGTTTGAGTGGGTGTCTGACATCAtcagggaggtggaggaggtggacaCCCAGGAGATGGTCTCCGTCCACACCTACATCACCCAGGTCGCGGAGAAGTTCGACCTGCGCACCACCATGCTG TATGTGTGCGAGCGCCACTTTCAGAAGGTGTGGAACCGCAGTCTCTTCACCGGCCTGCGATCCGTCACTCACTTCGGCCGCCCGCCCTTCGTGTCCTTCTTCAATTCCCTGCAGGAAGTTCATCCTGAG GTGAGCAAAATTGGCGTTTTCAGCTGCGGGCCACCTGGACTGACCAAGAACGTGGAGAAGGCTTGCCAGCAGATGAACAAGAGGGACCAGGCTCATTTCATACATCACTATGAGAACTTCTGA
- the duox2 gene encoding dual oxidase maturation factor 1 → MTFYDDIYPFYPLQRISFIFSGRLLTVILVFLVLAASLLLILPGIRGKSRLFWMFRIVTSLFIGVVVVALNFTSSWAEASMTTNATYKSFSKAVINADVGLHVGLYGINVTLRGNPVVQFNETINYNEMFSWHDMAEEEYKEALEKGLPNPILYIVEKFTPSSPCGLIFQYRYSGRYASAALWTAFCCWVLANILFSMPVILYAGYMMMVTAAFIFVSMASFSTIMNVPQCVFSIGTNSFVTEYSHSFWLALGTGVLCIIIGTAVVTLNSLMPQKMKAAFSVGVDGCEEDEASSGDGFLNSVFLEGATILPLTSKVKAEHT, encoded by the exons ATGACTTTCTACGACGACATTTACCCGTTCTACCCTCTACAAAGGATCTCTTTCATCTTCAGCGGCCGTTTGCTCACCGTCATTCTGGTCTTCCTGGTGCTCGCCGCCAGTCTCCTCCTCATCCTGCCAGGAATACGAGGGAAGTCG CGGCTGTTCTGGATGTTCaggatcgtcaccagcttgttcATAGGTGTGGTCGTAGTCG CTCTCAACTTCACCAGCAGCTGGGCTGAGGCCAGCATGACCACAAACGCCACGTACAAGTCTTTCAGCAAGGCGGTGATTAATGCTGATGTCGGTCTGCATGTGGGGCTTTACGGCATCAACGTGACGTTGAGAG GGAATCCAGTTGTGCAGTTCAACGAGACCATTAACTACAACGAGATGTTCAGCTGGCACGACATGGCTGAAGAGGAGTACAAGGAGGCTCTGGAGAAAGGTTTACCCAACCCCATCCTGTACATCGTTGAAAAGTTCACCCCGAGCAGTCCGTGTGGTCTCATCTTCCAGTACAGATACTCTGGACGATACGCCTCTGCAGCTCTCTG GACAGCATTTTGTTGCTGGGTGCTCGCCAACATCCTCTTCTCCATGCCGGTCATCCTGTACGCGGGGTACATGATGATGGTGACGGCCGCCTTCATCTTCGTCTCCATGGCGTCCTTCTCCACCATCATGAATGTGCCTCAGTGTGTCTTCTCCATAGGAACCAACTCCTTTGTGACTGAATACAGCCATTCCTTCTGGCTGGCTCTTGGGACAG GCGTTCTGTGCATCATCATCGGGACGGCGGTGGTGACGTTAAACTCCCTGATGCCACAGAAGATGAAGGCAGCGTTCAGCGTGGGCGTCGATGGCTGTGAAGAAGACGAGGCCTCCTCTGGAGACGGATTCCTCAACTCAGTGTTCCTGGAGGGAGCCACCATTTTACCGCTGACATCAAAAGTTAAAGCA GAACACACATGA